GCCTGCCCAACCGTCGGCTGCTGATGGATCGACTCGAGCGCGCGATCGCCGCGAGCCGACGCAGCCATCATATGGGTGCACTGATCTTTATTGATCTGGACGATTTCAAGACGCTCAACGACACCCTGGGGCATGATCAGGGTGACCGGTTGCTGCGTCAGGTCGCCAAGCGTTTAGCCTCGTGTATCCGCGAGTCCGACACCCTCGCCCGGCTCGGCGGCGACGAATTCGTCGTGATGCTGGAGTGTTTGAGCGCTCAAGCGCAGACGGCTGCATCACAGGCGGAGGTGCTCGCCAATAAGCTGCTCGCAGCACTGCGTGTGCCCTGCGAGCTTGAGAATCGCGAGTATCGGTGCTCGGCCAGCATGGGTGTCGCCGTCTTCGGCCGGCAGGCCAAGAGCGTCGAGGAACTGATGAAGCAGGCCGATATGGCCATGTATCGGGCGAAGGCGGCAGGACGGGACACACTGCGTTTCTTCGACCCTCAGATGCAGGTGGAGGTATCCTCACGCGCAGCGCTCGCCACCAGTCTACGCCAAGGCTTGGAGCACGGTGAGTTTCTCCTCCACTATCAAAGCCAGGTCGACGGGGCGGGGCAGGTGACCGGCGCGGAGGGATTGCTGCGCTGGCAACATCCGCAGCGTGGTCTGCTCCAGCCGGCTGATTTCATCCGCTTAGCCGAGGAGACCGCGACGATTTTGCCCTTGGGCAGGTGGGTTCTGGAAATGGCCTGCACCGAACTGGCGGCTTGGTCCGAGCGGCCCGAAACGGCTGAGCTGACGCTCGCGATCAATATCAGTGCACTGCAGTTCCATCATCCGGATTTCGTCGAGCAGGTTCTTGCCGCGGTCGAACGGCACGGATGCAATCCAAAGCGACTGAAACTCGAGATCACCGAGAATCTCTTGCTGGAGGACCGCGACGCGATGATCGCGAAGATGTCGATGCTCAAGGAGCGGGGCATCAGCTTCGCGCTGGATGATTTCGGAACCGGCTATTCCTCGCTGACCGATCTCGGACGGCTGCCGTTGAAAGAGCTTAAAATCGATCTGTCCTTTGTGCGGGATCTCGTGACCAACGCCAACGATGCGGCGATTGCGCGCACCATTATCGGCTTGGGCGATACCTTCGCACTCGACGTTATCGCCGAGGGGGTCGAAACCGAGGCCCAACGCGACTGGCTGGCCGAACATGGTTGCCGTGCCTTTCAGGGCTATCTGTTCGGCCGGCCGGGACCGGCGGCGACTTCGGCAACGCGGCTCGATGCGTGAGCCGCAAACCGGCAGGTTCAGCACTGCCAGGCCAGCACCTCAGACCATCTTGTTCAGCCTGTATTCGAGGATCCCCTGAGCACCGGCCGCGCTGAGCTTCGGGACGAGGTCACGCACCGAGGCGGCATCGACGATGGTCTCGAGTGCGAGCCATTGACGGTCGTAAAGGTGGCTGACCGTCGGGGCGTGCAGACTCGGCAGCAGCCCGACCACGGCGTCCAGGCACTCGGCCGGTACGTTGCACTTGAGTGCAACCTTGTGGCGCGCACGCAGGGCCGCTTGGAGCATCAGCGCGATCTGCTCGATCTTGGCTCGCCGCGCGGGATCCTGCATGGCTTGGGGGTTGGCGATGAGGCGCGTCTCGGTGATCAGCAGGTCCTCCACGATGCGCAGTCCGTGGGCGCGAATGGTGCTGCCGGTCTCGGTGATCTCCACCACGGCGTCCACCAGCCCCTCGACCACCTTGGCCTCGGTGGCGCCCCAGGAGAACTCGACGACGGCCTCGATCCCGCGCTCGGCGAGATAGCGCTTGGTAAAGCCGACGAGCTCGGTGGCGATCTTCTTCCCGGCCAGATCCTCGACCCGCTGGATCGGCGAGTCCTGAGGCACCACCAGCACCCAACGACTCGGGCGATTGGATGCCTTGGAATAGGTGAGGGTGCAGATCGGCTCGACCTCGGCCTGCGATTCCAGGATCCAATCCAGCCCGGTCAGCCCGAGATCAAGCGCCCCGCGCTCGACATAGGGGGCCATCTCCTGGGCGCGGATCAGTGCACAGCGGATGTCCGGATCGTCGATATCGGGGTAGTAGTTGCGTGCGTGCGCCGTGATGTTCCAGCCGGCTTGGGCGAACAGCTCGATGGTGGCTTCTTCCAGGCTTCCCTTCGGGATGCCGAGCTTCAATAGGGGCATGCGGACTCCGGTCGATGGATTCAATGCGGACCGGCTATTATGCGCCGAATCCAAGATCCGGAGTGCTTGCGTATTCCGCCTCGACGGCCTATTTCTTTGTGTAAGAGCGGCGACGTCCTGCATCCGAGCCGCGGTCGGGACCTCGCTCTTTGGAAGGCAGCGCGATACGGTATCGCGCGGCCTCGGCCTTCGTGCTGATCGGGAGGCAGGTGTTCAGTGGTGAATCAACGATTCGATCTCCTCGTCATCGTGGCAGCGATTTTCCTCGCGATCTTCGTCGCGACCTCGGTGATCCTCCTGGTCTTGGGCGTTCCGATCCGTGATGCAGGACCGGTTGCCGATTCCGCGCCCCCGACGACACGTCCGCCGGATCGTCCGCGAACCTTTAGCGTACCGGATGCGCCGACCCCGCCGCCGATGTGGCGGGACGAGCGGGCGTTTCGGTATGGGTCGCTGCCCGATGGGGGATCGGTGATCGACGGCTATCGCTTCCGCCCGCTCGACGACGAGCGCGAGACAAGTCGCTTCGGCGGCTGGGCCGCAATCCCCGATGAGCGATCCGTGGATGGGTCCGGCGAACGGAATCGCGGTCTCGGCGACCCGGTCTTTCGTCGCGACGAGCGACTCCCGGAGGGATTCACCTCCGAGTGGGGGGAAACACCCTATCGATTCCGTCCGACCGAGCCGTCGAGGAGTCCGCCCGATCCGTGGCGCCCGCCGCGAGACCCGCGGGGACCACGCGGTTTCACCGATCCCAGGCTCTTCGAGCCGCCGCCGCAATGGGGGGCGACGCCGCCGATGCTGCCGCCGCCCTTGCCCGACCTCTATCCTTCACTTGGTCCGCCAAACGATCATCGACTCACGGTACGATAGCCGGGCCATCCGTCACGCCTGTCCTGCCGATCGACCTATCGGAGTCGACCCGATCCCATGCCGAAGGCCGAAGCCTTGACCGCTGCGAGTAAACCCGAGCACGCGCTGCCCGTGGCGGGTCGCTGTGTTCTGTCCGAACGACGCGCACTGCAGCTCGGACTTGCGCTCGTCATGCTGGCGTATGTGCCGATCGCGCTGGTCGGTCTGCCGCTCTTCGGCGACGGTGCCTATTACTTCTTTAAGCTGGCGTTGGACGGCGTTCCGGTCTTTCCGAATCTTCGGCTCGGCTCGGTTCTCGCGCAGCTCCCGACCTTGGCTGCGACCCGACTGACCGACGATGTCGTGCTCCTGCGCCACCTCTTTTCCTTCACCTATGTCGCTCTACCCGTGGTGTCTTTGCTGGTGTGCTGGTCGATCGTACGCGAGCGCCGCCCTGAGTTGATTCTGCTGCCGCTGCTCTTTCTGGTCGCCAACCAGATCAATTTCTCTGCGGTCTCGGAACTGCTCTTCAGCCTTTACCTCGTCTGGCCGTTCGTGCTCCTCGCGGCACTCGCGCCAAATCGCCGCTTGACCTTGATCTATGGTGCTGTCCTGGCCCCTTTGCTGCTTCTGCTGCATCCTCTGGGCTTTGCGTTGGCGGGATTTTTGAGTCTCGTTGCACTCTTGAACGCCCGTTTCGATCGCGCGACCGATCGCACCTGGACCCGCGCTTGGAGCGGCCTTGCCGCGGCCTTTGCGGTCTCGGCCGTCTTGCGCGTGATTTCGACACTGGTCGGCGCCACCGGCTACGAGCGCTCGCTGACGGAGCCGGATGCAGCCGTTCGTTACCTGCTCCCCGAGACCCTGTCGCAGGGTCTGTTGTTGCCTGGGTGGCGGTCTTGGGGGTCTTGGCGGCGCTGAGTCTCGTTTCAGGGTGGCGGCGAGGTCGCCGGGTTGTCGAGAGCCGACTGCTGTGGCCGGCCTTTCTGCTGCTGCCCCTCCTGGGGGCCCTCGTCGCCGTTGACCTTCTGTTCGGAGAGGGAATCAAGCTCAAGGCAGGGCTGATCCTGCCGGTCGCGTTGCTCTTGATGGCGCTTGCGGTCGGGATCGCCGGGCGGCCGTTGGCTCTTGCGGAACGTCCCGGCATCCGTCGCCTCGGGCGGTTGGTGGTCGTCGCTGCACTGAGCCTTGCCTTGATCGGGACCGCAAAATCCGCCGCCTGGTGGACGGCGACACACGGGCTGATGAATGCCACGGCCAGCGCCGAGACCACCTGTCTGGCGTTCGGGCCCGAGGAGCCTTACGCGCTGCAGTGGCCGTGGATGGCGATCATCGACGATTGGGCGACGCCGATGAATGCCTTGGTTTTCCGGCCTCCTTGGGCGATCCCGCTTCTGTTGCCGGGCGACGGGTGCCGTCGGCTCGAGCAGACCGGTCAGGCGCATCTGGCGTCATGGATCCAGAGGCCGGCCGCGCAGCTCCAAGCCAAGTTCGGGCCTTTGCGCAGTGTCGGAGCTCCCTGATCATGCGACGCCCTGATCGTGCGACGGGTATCGCACCAGCTCTTTCAAATGGATAAGTGAGCTTTATGAATCAAGATCTTGTCAATAAATGGGTCGTCATCCTGATGGCGCTCGGGATCTCCGCGCTCTTTTTCGCGATGATCCAACAGTTTCTGATGGCGCTCTTTCTCGCCGGGCTCTTCAGTGCGATGGCGCGCCCGTTGTACTTGTGGCTGCAGCCGCGCCTGCGGGGCAGTGCGAGCCTGGCATCGCTCGCCACACTCCTGGTGGTGGCCGTGGTCGTCCTGATCCCGCTGTCGCTCCTGGTCGCGGTCGTGGTGGGGCAGGCGCTCGATGTCACCCAGACCTTCTTGCCCTGGATCAAGGAGCGGCTCGCCGATCCGGATGCCTTCCTGGAAGGCATGCGCCGCTTGCCCTTCTACGAGGATCTGCTGCCTCTGCGCTCGCTCCTGCTCGAGCGTGCCGGCGAGGCTGCAACCTTCGCCAGCAAGTTCGTCGTCGGGGGCCTCTCCTCGCTCACGCTGGGTACGCTGAACTTCTTCTTTCTCGCCTTCGTGATGCTCTACAGCATGTATTTCCTGCAGATCGACGGCCATAAGCTGATCAATAAGATCCTCTACTACTTGCCGCTGAAGAGCGCCGACGAGCGGGTCTTGCTGCAGAAGTTCACCTCGGTCACGCGCGCGACCCTGAAAGGAACCCTCCTGATCGGAATCCTTCAGGGCGGACTCGCCGGCATCGCCTTCGCCATTGCCGGGATCGAGAATGCCGTGTTCTGGGGCACCGTCATGGTGGTCTTGTCCATCATCCCGGCGGTCGGCTCGGCGCTCGTCTGGGTGCCGGCGTGCATCATTCTCGCCGTGCAGGGACAAACGGGAAGCGCGATCGGCTTGGCTGTCTTCTGTGCCTTGGTCGTGGGCAGCCTCGACAACGTGCTGCGCCCCATCCTGGTGGGACGCGACACCAAGATGCACGAGCTCATGATCTTTCTGAGCACGCTCGGCGGCATCGTGATGTTCGGCTTCAACGGACTCTTTATCGGGCCACTGATCGCTTCGCTGTTCATCTCGATCTGGGAGGTGTACGGGGTCGAGTTTGCCGATTTTTTGCCCGATGTCGACTTCGTTCTGGACGACCTGGGCAGTGTCGTGGAGGCGCCCATGCCGAAGCCCGTGCCCGACATGGCGGCCGCGTCACCCGATGGCTCGGAGCCGGTTGCGCCTTCGCCGGACGATTCGCAGAAGTGACGGCCTTAAACCGCGCCCAGCGGTATGCGCTGTTTTGGGGTGGGATCGGGTCCGGACGACTTGACGATCGCTGGAGCCTGTGCGGTTTAAGATATTAAAAAATATGTTATTTTAAACCGCGTCCCCGCTAAGGGCCATGGATGTACCAAATGTCTGGCGCACTCGAAAATGAGCATCTCGCTCTGGACGCGGTTTAGGTCGGGAGAAAGTGCAGCGTTTCCAGCTTGCGCAGAGAGGGCGGGGGTATTGTCTTCTGATGAGGGACGACGTTCAGCTACCGGTCAGCTGCCGCGTGTTTCCGGGGCCGAGGATCGGCCGACTGAAGTCGGCGTACCCGGGGGGCCGACTGAAGTCGGCGTACCCGGGGGGCCGACTGAAGTCGGCGTACCCAGGGGGGGCGACTGAAGTCGGCGTATCGGCCCCTGGGTTCGCCGGTTTCAACCGGCCCGGGGGTGGCGGACTTCAGTGCGCCGGGAGCAACGATCGGCATCGCGCATTAGGCTGCCCGATTCGGTACGACGCCCGTCGAGGTTCCGTCCTCACGAACATTGGTCACTCATCGTTCTCTTTGCCTCCTTGCGCCGCTTCGCGTCGGAATCCTTGTTTGGAATCAACCTCCGATCGGACCGCCGTCCTCCCGTGTGACCACGACGACCGAAGGGCGCGGCGGTATCGCGGGGTCGAAGTCCGGCCAGCGTGTGGCTGGATCCTCGAAGGTCGAGGGGCGCGCGAAGCCCGGATAGTCGAGCGTGCCGTCGGTGGCCGGGTGCTGCACGGCCAGAAAGAGCGTGCGTCCGTCCGGGGTGAAGCAGGGTCCGCAGAGCTCGGCCCCGACCGGTACCCGGAAGAACATGCGACCGGTGCCGCGTCCGCTGCCCTCGGTTTCGAGCGCCCACAGCCCGTCGGCGCTGCCGGATGCGCTGTGCCATGCCTGACCTTGATCGGTCGCGACCCAGAGTCGGCCTTGATGGTCCAGAGCACAGTTGTCCGGACAGGCAAACCAGCCGTTCTCGCCGGTCGCCGGGTTCCAGAGGGCGGCGGTCGCCGGGTCCCGCGGATTGCCGGCCTTGACGAGAACCTCCCAGCCGAAACGCTGCGCCGTATGATCGCCGGCGGGCGGGGTCAGCTCCAGAAGATGACCCCAAAGGTTGGCGGCGCGCGGGTTCGCTGAGTCCACTTGCTCGGCCGCGCGTTCCTTGTTGTTGGTGAGCATCACATAGAGGCGTCCGTTGTGCGGGTTCGGCTCCACGTCCTCGGGTCGGTCCATCGGGGTCGCCCCGAGCAGGTCCGCGGCACGACGGGTCTCGATCAGGACATCGGCTTGGGAGTGGAAGCCGTTCTCCGGGGTCAGACCGGGTTGGCCGAAGATGAGCGGGAGCCAGGCGAGCGTGCCGTCCGCCTCGAAGCGTGCGACCGAGAGCGTGCCCGCGTCCAACAGATTGCGGTTCGCCGCGCGATGGCTTGGGTCGACCTTGCCGTCGGTCACGAAACGATACAGATACTCGAAGCGCTGGTCGTCGCCCGAGTAGAGCACCAGACGGCCGTCGGCGTTGACGATGGACTCGGCGCCCTCGTGCTTGAAACGCCCGAGCGCGGTGCGCTTGATCGGCATGGATGCCGGGTCGAGCGGGTCGACCTCGACGATCCAGCCGAAGCGATTCGCCTCGTTCGGCTCTGCATTGACGTCGAAACGCCTGTGGAATCGGCCCCAGACGAAGTGGCCGGCAGGCACACCGTAGCGGGCGTAGTTGCGTTTCTCCGGATGCTCTGCGACGCCGTCCGCGACGGTTGCGTCCGGATGCCGATTTAGATCGCCTGAGAAATAGCCGTGGAAATTCTCCTCGGCCATCAAGTAGGTGCCCCAAGGGGTGATGCCCCCGGCACAGTTGTTGAGCGTGCCGATCACCCGCGTGCCGCTCGGATCCGCGGAGGTCTTCATGCGGTCATGCCCGGCGGCCGGTCCCGAGAGTGCGATCTCGGTGTCGAGCGCGGTGATCCGGCGGGCGTAACGGCTGTCGGCGACGATGGACCAGCGCCCCGCGTCCTTTCGGATCTCGAGGATGGATCCGCCGTTGCAGGCCATCTCGATCTCGACGTGCTCGCGGGTCGGCGCGCCCGAGGCAGGGAACATCACCTCGGCGTTGGTGTACTCGTGATTGATGCACAGCAGGCCGTGCTCCGAACTCTTCGAACCGAGCGGCAAGGGCACATAGCCGACATAGTCGTTGTTGTAGCCGAACTGCCGGGTCTGGGCTTCAACGCTTTGGCGATCCGGGTCGAAGGCGGGTGCGCCGGGCAGGACGGGGTCGCCCCAACGGATCAGGATGTCGGAGCGATAGCCGGGTGCGACATGATGGGTCTCGTCGACACCATGGGTGATCTCCTGGAAATCGAAGCGGGTCTTTGTGGTCTCGCGCTCGCTTTCGGGCACCGTGACCGTGTCGGCAAGGAGCGCCAAGGGACCGGCCGCGAGACCGCCGAGCGTGCTCGCGGCGAGCGCTCCGCGCAGCAGGTCGCGCCGGCTGAAGCGGGCCTGGATGATGTCGCCGAGCGTGGCCGCGGCGCTTGGATTAAGGGGGCGGTCGTCCGACGCCTCATGGGCCTCGGCTGAACATGAATAGCGCTGATCGATGCTCGACATAGGATTCTAAACCGCGCCTAAACCGCGCCCAGTGCGGTATGCGTATTGTGTTGGATTGGCTTGGCCGCGCCGGCTCCGACAACCGCCGGAGCCGGCGCTGCTTAACATATTGAAAATATTAATTTTTAAAACGCCTCTCACCGAGGTCGAGAACATCTCCGAAGCCAAACGCAAAGTGCAAATGACGCATTTCACTCCGGGCGCGGTTTAACGCTCTCGTTGTCGTCGGGTCTGTGCCCGCCCGAACCCGGTCCTTTGCGCGGGGTTGGCGCGGGAGGGCGGAACCCTGATTCGAGACGAAATGTCTCGCGTACGGGCTCGAGGGTGCCCGAGATGTCGCGGTCGGGCTGTCGGACGGCGCTCGACCCCCACGCCCCGTCCGGACATGCAGGATACGCCCCCCGCATGACAATCCTATGTCGTGCTCGACCTGTAGCTTTGCGATACGCTTCCGGACCCTGCAGATGCGATTCGATGGAGGACGCAGCGGATGACGACGAAACGGCAGGAACGCGAAACTATTTCCTTGGCACTGGGCAGCGGAGGAGCCCGCGGACTCGCCCATATCGGCATCATCGAGTCCCTGACCGCGCGGGGCTATCGTATCTCCTCCATCAGCGGTGCCTCCATGGGCGCCTTGGTCGGCGGC
The sequence above is drawn from the Thiocapsa rosea genome and encodes:
- a CDS encoding AI-2E family transporter encodes the protein MNQDLVNKWVVILMALGISALFFAMIQQFLMALFLAGLFSAMARPLYLWLQPRLRGSASLASLATLLVVAVVVLIPLSLLVAVVVGQALDVTQTFLPWIKERLADPDAFLEGMRRLPFYEDLLPLRSLLLERAGEAATFASKFVVGGLSSLTLGTLNFFFLAFVMLYSMYFLQIDGHKLINKILYYLPLKSADERVLLQKFTSVTRATLKGTLLIGILQGGLAGIAFAIAGIENAVFWGTVMVVLSIIPAVGSALVWVPACIILAVQGQTGSAIGLAVFCALVVGSLDNVLRPILVGRDTKMHELMIFLSTLGGIVMFGFNGLFIGPLIASLFISIWEVYGVEFADFLPDVDFVLDDLGSVVEAPMPKPVPDMAAASPDGSEPVAPSPDDSQK
- a CDS encoding PhoX family protein, translated to MSSIDQRYSCSAEAHEASDDRPLNPSAAATLGDIIQARFSRRDLLRGALAASTLGGLAAGPLALLADTVTVPESERETTKTRFDFQEITHGVDETHHVAPGYRSDILIRWGDPVLPGAPAFDPDRQSVEAQTRQFGYNNDYVGYVPLPLGSKSSEHGLLCINHEYTNAEVMFPASGAPTREHVEIEMACNGGSILEIRKDAGRWSIVADSRYARRITALDTEIALSGPAAGHDRMKTSADPSGTRVIGTLNNCAGGITPWGTYLMAEENFHGYFSGDLNRHPDATVADGVAEHPEKRNYARYGVPAGHFVWGRFHRRFDVNAEPNEANRFGWIVEVDPLDPASMPIKRTALGRFKHEGAESIVNADGRLVLYSGDDQRFEYLYRFVTDGKVDPSHRAANRNLLDAGTLSVARFEADGTLAWLPLIFGQPGLTPENGFHSQADVLIETRRAADLLGATPMDRPEDVEPNPHNGRLYVMLTNNKERAAEQVDSANPRAANLWGHLLELTPPAGDHTAQRFGWEVLVKAGNPRDPATAALWNPATGENGWFACPDNCALDHQGRLWVATDQGQAWHSASGSADGLWALETEGSGRGTGRMFFRVPVGAELCGPCFTPDGRTLFLAVQHPATDGTLDYPGFARPSTFEDPATRWPDFDPAIPPRPSVVVVTREDGGPIGG
- the hisG gene encoding ATP phosphoribosyltransferase, producing the protein MPLLKLGIPKGSLEEATIELFAQAGWNITAHARNYYPDIDDPDIRCALIRAQEMAPYVERGALDLGLTGLDWILESQAEVEPICTLTYSKASNRPSRWVLVVPQDSPIQRVEDLAGKKIATELVGFTKRYLAERGIEAVVEFSWGATEAKVVEGLVDAVVEITETGSTIRAHGLRIVEDLLITETRLIANPQAMQDPARRAKIEQIALMLQAALRARHKVALKCNVPAECLDAVVGLLPSLHAPTVSHLYDRQWLALETIVDAASVRDLVPKLSAAGAQGILEYRLNKMV